In Salmo salar chromosome ssa24, Ssal_v3.1, whole genome shotgun sequence, the following proteins share a genomic window:
- the rmi1 gene encoding recQ-mediated genome instability protein 1: protein MSPQAVLATQTWLQSSWQIQVPFAWLEACVEWLQQEGGGAPLPQHQLNQQVLDQWLLTDLRDLAHSVLPAGLSQAQKSELSGSFCVQLDSLLDISQPAYGQLQRWRGTDCTNEAVSAVTQATQRTWEAKPTRMLLLQLTDGVQTLEAMEYQPIPALSTTLKPGVKLQLQGQITCRLGVLLLKPGNVKVLGGEVEELGERHSQGKVLCRALGLPEEEPQGPAEQPVVPQPVNQQADNQESDDLELLASLETQERQVGWSVEPSLESGYRTRSEESSASYRNASLQSQRVESLADSLLVSSSPHEVLELDNLDIPDEDFDDLPLDELDGMIFQESPIQLTNRRDNQRDNLRRRQEEVSNHYAPPLDDMRNESHFDSLDERDDPVLDEDMSCFFPPEPKASRHEQRRDSTCVRELGTGQPSVAGAERLSTKIPESVATVTLDSSPFTYLCLLQQVAMGASGLPECVSEVCVKAFIVTLQGNLKCSKGEWWVSASISDGTGYMDVHLSDQVLTGLLGFSAAEKSRLDPARKDAGMKACQQGLVDMCCVMTLRLDPAGGKAVVLKADAVTEEDFRALEERVKGRRGQEDSGTWTSGGC, encoded by the exons ATGAGCCCTCAGGCTGTGCTAGCAACCCAGACCTGGCTTCAGTCCTCTTGGCAGATCCAGGTGCCTTTCGCCTGGCTAGAGGCATGTGTGGAGTGGCTGCAGCAGGAAGGAGGAGGCGCCCCCCTGCCTCAACACCAGCTTAATCAGCAG GTCCTGGATCAGTGGCTGCTGACCGATCTACGTGACCTGGCCCACTCTGTGCTCCCTGCAGGGCTATCTCAGGCCCAGAAGTCGGAGCTCAGCGGCAGCTTCTGCGTGCAGCTGGACTCCCTACTGGACATTAGCCAGCCTGCCTATGGCCAGCTTCAGCGCTGGAGGGGCACTGACTGCACCAACGAGGCTGTGTCAGCCGTCACCCAGGCCACCCAGCGGACCTGGGAGGCCAAACCCACACgcatgctgctgctgcagctcacTGATGGTGTGCAGACCCTGGAGGCCATGGAGTACCAGCCCATCCCTGCACTCAGCACCACCCTCAAGCCAGGAGTCAAACTGCAGCTGCAGGGCCAAATAACCTGCCGGCTAGGGGTGCTACTGCTGAAGCCAGGCAACGTAAAGGTGctgggaggggaggtggaggagctgGGTGAGAGGCACTCTCAAGGGAAGGTgctatgcagggctctgggacTGCCTGAGGAGGAGCCACAGGGTCCGGCCGAGCAGCCAGTGGTCCCACAACCAGTTAACCAGCAGGCTGACAACCAGGAATCAGACGACCTGGAGCTGCTGGCCAGCCTGGAGACCCAGGAGAGGCAGGTGGGGTGGAGTGTGGAACCCAGCCTGGAGAGTGGCTACAGGACCCGCAGTGAGGAATCCTCTGCCTCTTACAGAAATGCCTCGTTGCAGAGTCAACGCGTTGAAAGCCTTGCAGATTCTCTACTCGTAAGCTCTTCACCCCATGAGGTCCTTGAACTGGACAATTTGGACATTCCAGATGAGGACTTTGATGACCTTCCCCTGGATGAGCTTGATGGTATGATTTTCCAGGAGAGCCCAATCCAACTGACAAACAGGAGAGATAATCAAAGAGACAACCTGAGGAGAAGGCAGGAAGAAGTATCTAACCACTACGCTCCACCATTAGATGACATGAGAAACGAAAGCCATTTTGACTCCCTTGATGAGAGGGATGATCCTGTTTTGGATGAGGACATGAGCTGCTTCTTCCCACCAGAGCCAAAAGCTTCTAGACACGAGCAAAGACGAGATAGTACCTGTGTCAGAGAACTGGGAACAGGCCAGCCCTCTGTGGCAGGAGCAGAGAGGCTCTCTACCAAAATCCCAGAGAGTGTGGCGACCGTGACACTCGATTCATCCCCGTTTACGTACCTGTGTTTGCTGCAACAGGTTGCTATGGGCGCCTCAGGCCTGCCAGAGTGcgtgagtgaggtgtgtgtgaaaGCCTTCATCGTCACCCTGCAAGGGAACCTCAAATGCAGTAAGGGGGAGTGGTGGGTCAGCGCCTCAATCTCTGATGGAACTGGTTACATGGACGTTCACCTCTCAGACCAGGTTCTGACAGGCCTGCTGGGGTTCTCAGCGGCTGAGAAGTCGAGGTTAGACCCAGCCCGGAAGGACGCAGGGATGAAGGCGTGTCAGCAGGGCCTTGTGGACATGTGTTGTGTGATGACTCTGAGGTTGGACCCCGCCGGTGGGAAGGCTGTGGTCCTCAAGGCTGATGCAGTCACAGAGGAGGACTTCCGAGCCCTGGAGGAGCGAGTGAAAGGCAGGCGTGGGCAGGAGGACTCTGGGACctggaccagtggaggctgctga
- the LOC106585684 gene encoding LOW QUALITY PROTEIN: heterogeneous nuclear ribonucleoprotein K (The sequence of the model RefSeq protein was modified relative to this genomic sequence to represent the inferred CDS: deleted 2 bases in 2 codons), whose protein sequence is METEIEQQEEDTSFSNTETNGKRPAEDADEEQSYKRSRNTEDMVELRILLQSKNAGAVIGKGGKNIKSLRTDFNASVSVPDSSGPERILSIGAEIETVGDILLKIIPTLEEYQQYNGMDFDCELRLLIHQSLAGSIIGVKGAKIKELRENTQTNIKLFQECCPQSTDRVVLVSGKSERVVECIKIMLDLIAEAPIKGRTQPYDPNFYDETYDYGGFTVMFEERGGVGGGGRRPMGGFHMRGGRGGGGFDRMPSGRGGRGGPMPPARRDYEEMSPRRGPPPPHPGRGGRGGSRGRNLPLAPPHRGGDDHYSYDSYRGSADDRQNSDRRGRPGDRYGDNMGGGGYDNSSSWNSYQSGGRASYNDMGGPVITTQVTIPKDLAGSIIGKGGQRIKQIRHESGASIKIDEPLEGSEDRIITISGTQDQIQNAQYLLQNSVKQSSGQFL, encoded by the exons ATGGAGACAGAAATTGAACAACAAGAAGAAGATACGTCATTCAGCAACACAGAAACCAACG GTAAGCGTCCTGCTGAGGACGCTGATGAGGAGCAGTCCTATAAGCGCTCCAGGAACACAGAGGACATGGTGGAGCTCCGCATACTCTTGCAGAGCAAA AATGCAGGAGCCGTGATTGGGAAGGGTGGTAAAAACATAAAATCCCTGCGCACAGAC TTCAATGCCAGTGTGTCAGTCCCAGACAGCAGTGGGCCTGAGCG AATTCTGAGCATCGGTGCGGAAATCGAGACAGTTGGAGACATCCTGCTCAAGATCATCCCTACTCTGGAGGAG TACCAACAGTACAATGGGATGGACTTTGACTGTGAGCTGAGGCTGCTGATCCACCAGAGCCTGGCAGGTAGCATCATTGGTGTGAAGGGAGCCAAGATCAAAGAGCTGCGGGAG AACACCCAGACCAACATCAAGCTGTTCCAGGagtgctgtccccagtccacagaCCGCGTGGTTCTGGTCAGCGGCAAGTCTGAGCGTGTCGTCGAGTGCATCAAGATCATGCTGGATCTCATCGCTGAG GCTCCCATAAAAGGGCGCACCCAGCCCTACGACCCTAACTTCTACGACGAGACCTATGACTACGGCGGCTTCACCGTGATGTTTGAGGAGCGC gggggtgttggtggtggtggacgGCGCCCCATGGGGGGCTTCCACATGCGAGGTGGACGTGGTGGCGGAGGGTTTGACCGGATGCCCTCTGGGCGAGGTGGTCGAGGTGGGCCCATGCCCCCCGCCCGCAGGGACTATGAGGAGATGAGCCCCCGCCGTGGACCCCCGCCACCCCACCCAGGAaga gggggaaggggagggagcCGTGGCCGCAACCTGCCACTGGCCCCACCACACAGAGGAGG AGATGACCATTACTCCTATGATTCCTATCGGGGCAGTGCAGATGACAGACAAAA CAGTGACAGGCGAGGGAGACCAGGAGATCGCTATGGTGATAACATG GGTGGGGGTGGATATG ATAACAGCTCGTCCTGGAACTCCTATCAGTCTG GTGGACGCGCTTCCTATAATGATATGGGAGGGCCAGTCATCACCACACAAGTGACGATCCCCAAAGAC CTGGCCGGCTCCATCATCGGTAAGGGAGGCCAGAGGATCAAGCAGATCCGGCATGAGTCTGGCGCCTCCATTAAGATCGACGAACCACTGGAGGGTTCAGAAGACCGCATCATCACCATCAGCGGCACCCAGGACCAGATCCAAAACGCCCAGTACCTATTGCAGAATAG TGTGAAGCAGTCCTCTGGTCAGTTCCTCTAA